From one Shewanella sp. GD04112 genomic stretch:
- a CDS encoding cytochrome c3 family protein: MLKPVFILLLGVMLATPMAANALNIKDYHKEVMTGADGKADCAACHGDAKRKTVPDAATCSSCHGSPEEVAKLTERPADAGHSVEPNPHDSLHYGTDLPCTYCHQEHKESKVYCNQCHEFTYPQMKR; this comes from the coding sequence ATGTTAAAACCCGTATTTATTCTATTACTCGGTGTCATGCTGGCAACGCCTATGGCCGCTAATGCATTGAATATCAAGGACTACCATAAAGAGGTGATGACAGGAGCCGATGGTAAAGCCGATTGTGCGGCATGCCACGGTGATGCAAAACGTAAAACTGTTCCGGATGCAGCTACTTGCAGTAGCTGCCACGGTTCACCCGAGGAGGTGGCTAAGCTGACTGAGCGCCCAGCGGATGCGGGCCATTCGGTTGAACCAAATCCCCATGACAGTCTGCACTATGGTACTGATCTGCCTTGTACTTACTGCCATCAGGAACACAAAGAAAGTAAAGTTTATTGCAATCAATGCCATGAATTTACTTATCCTCAGATGAAACGTTAA
- a CDS encoding alpha/beta fold hydrolase produces MKPDMMLAGVLAKKHTFNLPLNYQQPIGEQISVFARELCAIENKDKKLPYIVFFQGGPGFAAMRPANNSGWIRRALKEFRVLLLDQRGTGLSSPINYQSLGHLTPEQQAEYLSHFRADNIVRDAESIRAQLCPADKWAILGQSFGGFCVLHYLSAAPQGVSEAYITGGIPSLTRSSDEVYQATYQRVLAKNKDFFQRFHDAQHLVTRLAKHLLEHPVHLATGERLTVEMLQLLGINLGMEQGPESVYYLLEQALVHSPQGDYVNPLFLNHFCQLLDYNTNPIFALLHEAIYCQHSASQWSAHRVREQYPAFNYQVGKPFLFTGEMIYPWMFEQFSHLTPLQAAANLLAHKTDWPALYNLEQLSQNRVPIAAAIYSEDMYVEMDYSLETAKQVAHLKYWLTSEYEHNGIRMDGERILDKLISLNRGDCLR; encoded by the coding sequence ATGAAACCCGATATGATGCTCGCCGGTGTCCTCGCCAAAAAACACACATTCAACCTGCCACTCAATTACCAACAGCCAATTGGTGAACAGATCAGTGTGTTCGCGCGGGAACTCTGCGCCATTGAAAATAAAGATAAAAAACTGCCATATATCGTTTTTTTTCAGGGAGGCCCCGGCTTTGCTGCCATGCGCCCCGCGAATAATAGCGGTTGGATCCGCCGCGCACTCAAAGAGTTTAGAGTATTATTGCTCGACCAACGGGGCACAGGGCTTTCTAGCCCGATAAATTACCAAAGCCTCGGTCACTTAACGCCTGAACAACAGGCCGAATATTTAAGCCATTTTAGGGCCGACAATATCGTCCGCGATGCCGAATCAATTCGCGCCCAGCTCTGCCCCGCCGACAAGTGGGCGATTCTAGGTCAAAGCTTTGGTGGTTTCTGCGTGCTGCATTATTTAAGCGCCGCCCCGCAGGGCGTGAGTGAAGCCTATATCACAGGCGGCATTCCTTCCCTCACACGCAGCAGTGATGAAGTCTATCAGGCCACCTATCAGCGCGTACTCGCTAAGAATAAGGACTTCTTCCAGCGCTTCCACGATGCGCAGCATCTAGTGACACGCCTCGCCAAACATTTACTCGAGCACCCAGTGCATTTAGCCACGGGCGAGCGTCTCACGGTTGAAATGCTACAACTGCTCGGCATTAACTTGGGCATGGAGCAAGGCCCAGAGTCGGTTTACTATTTGCTTGAACAGGCGCTGGTGCACTCGCCCCAAGGTGATTATGTCAATCCGCTGTTTTTAAATCATTTCTGTCAATTGCTCGACTATAACACCAACCCGATTTTTGCCCTGCTACACGAGGCCATCTACTGCCAACACAGTGCGTCACAGTGGTCTGCCCATAGGGTGCGTGAGCAGTATCCGGCCTTTAACTATCAAGTCGGTAAGCCTTTCCTATTTACTGGCGAGATGATTTACCCTTGGATGTTTGAACAATTTAGCCATTTAACCCCACTCCAAGCCGCGGCTAATCTCCTTGCCCATAAAACAGACTGGCCGGCGTTATACAATCTTGAGCAACTCAGCCAAAACCGCGTCCCCATTGCGGCCGCAATTTACAGCGAAGATATGTATGTCGAGATGGACTACAGCCTCGAAACTGCCAAACAGGTAGCTCACCTAAAGTATTGGTTAACCTCGGAATATGAGCACAATGGCATTCGAATGGATGGCGAGCGGATCTTGGATAAACTCATCAGTCTCAACCGCGGTGACTGCTTAAGATAA
- a CDS encoding MBL fold metallo-hydrolase: MKYQIIPVTPFQQNCSLIWCEKTKRAAVVDPGGNVDRILGEVDKLGLTLEKVLLTHGHIDHVGGAKLLAQQTNVPIIGPHVADKFWIDNLPKQSQNFGFPHCEAFEPEQYLQDGDLVTVGEQSLSVLHCPGHTPGHVAFYSADAHLAWVGDILFRSSIGRTDFPQSNHQDLIQSITTKLWPLGADVEFIPGHGPMSTFGEEREHNPFVADQLLL, from the coding sequence ATGAAGTATCAAATTATTCCTGTGACACCTTTCCAGCAGAATTGCAGCTTGATCTGGTGTGAAAAAACGAAGCGTGCCGCGGTTGTCGATCCGGGAGGGAATGTCGACCGTATTTTAGGCGAAGTGGACAAGTTGGGACTGACCCTTGAAAAAGTCCTGCTGACCCACGGCCATATCGACCATGTGGGCGGTGCTAAGCTGTTGGCGCAGCAAACGAATGTACCTATTATTGGCCCCCATGTAGCGGATAAATTTTGGATTGATAACCTGCCAAAACAGAGCCAAAACTTTGGTTTTCCCCACTGCGAAGCCTTCGAGCCCGAGCAATATTTGCAGGATGGCGATCTAGTTACCGTGGGGGAACAAAGTTTAAGCGTGTTGCATTGCCCCGGGCATACTCCGGGCCACGTGGCATTTTATTCCGCTGACGCTCATCTGGCTTGGGTGGGCGATATTCTGTTTCGAAGCTCGATTGGTCGTACGGATTTTCCGCAATCGAATCATCAGGATTTAATCCAATCCATCACCACTAAACTTTGGCCTTTAGGGGCGGATGTAGAATTTATTCCCGGCCACGGACCTATGTCGACCTTCGGTGAAGAGCGCGAACATAACCCCTTTGTGGCCGATCAGTTACTGTTGTAA
- a CDS encoding XdhC/CoxI family protein, producing the protein MVQQIEDLLEHWLPLADDAWVLAVITHIQGSSYRKPGAMMLFHEFGQGAGILSGGCLEADLRRHAQQAMQSQQIACVTYDATDESDASYRLGCGGKVDIMLIPLLKENHDLGLVDIVQAFRKGQSGYYQLPLAPAGSDARSYAAQFYPAQSAPFPTADFPKAGILSQSDGEALIIPLRPRFHLGIFGGGIDAKPVAAIAHSLGWQVSVFDTRTAYARSADFPHAHIVKQSVNEASTLVASLDCAVVMHHNLNLDAAALKAIQPFDLKYVALLGPAHRRDKVLEMAELSTDSFNGFFSAPAGLALGGELPSAIALSILAQCHGVLHGAPCSILDGIMP; encoded by the coding sequence ATGGTTCAGCAAATCGAAGACTTGTTAGAGCATTGGTTGCCTTTAGCCGATGATGCGTGGGTGCTGGCAGTGATTACCCATATCCAAGGCTCGTCCTACCGAAAGCCCGGCGCCATGATGTTATTCCACGAGTTTGGCCAAGGCGCGGGGATATTAAGTGGTGGCTGTTTAGAGGCGGATCTTCGCCGTCATGCGCAGCAAGCCATGCAATCACAGCAGATTGCTTGTGTCACCTACGATGCGACCGATGAATCCGATGCCAGCTACCGCCTAGGTTGCGGCGGTAAAGTCGATATCATGTTGATCCCTCTGCTTAAAGAAAATCATGATCTTGGCCTAGTGGACATAGTGCAAGCCTTTCGTAAGGGGCAGTCGGGATACTATCAATTACCTCTCGCACCCGCGGGCAGCGATGCTCGTAGTTACGCCGCGCAGTTTTATCCAGCCCAGAGTGCCCCATTTCCGACGGCGGATTTTCCTAAGGCGGGCATACTCAGTCAGTCCGACGGGGAGGCGCTTATCATCCCGCTCAGACCGCGATTTCATTTAGGGATTTTTGGTGGGGGCATTGATGCTAAACCCGTGGCGGCGATTGCCCACAGTTTAGGCTGGCAGGTGAGTGTGTTTGATACGCGCACCGCCTACGCGAGAAGTGCCGATTTTCCCCATGCTCATATCGTCAAGCAAAGTGTTAACGAGGCGAGCACTCTTGTTGCATCCTTAGATTGTGCTGTGGTCATGCACCATAACCTGAACTTAGATGCGGCGGCGCTCAAAGCCATTCAACCCTTTGATCTTAAATATGTTGCACTCTTAGGGCCTGCCCATCGGCGGGATAAAGTGCTGGAGATGGCCGAGCTCAGTACCGATTCGTTTAATGGCTTTTTCTCGGCGCCCGCGGGGCTTGCGCTCGGTGGTGAGTTGCCGAGCGCCATTGCCTTGAGTATTTTGGCCCAATGCCATGGGGTGCTACACGGCGCGCCATGTTCGATTCTCGATGGGATCATGCCCTAA
- a CDS encoding nucleotidyltransferase family protein — MLSRQRLLIAVLAAGESRRFQGIKLAQPLSTTSSANSGQSILQRHIDRLARFTSAPLAIGASNQVSASLLVVLGAHAHELRPQLEAFGANQFTLLHNADWQIGLSSSLRAAADFAKAQQFDGMLLSLADQVALTFEDYRQLIETWQTSQQSVAAIYYHAAGKLDELGAPAIFNASILDLLTDLTGDRGAKSILKQLANVGELVAVSLPHAAIDIDTKADLASWLALKE; from the coding sequence ATGCTGAGCCGCCAACGCTTGTTAATTGCCGTGCTGGCTGCGGGTGAGAGCCGGCGATTTCAGGGGATTAAACTGGCGCAGCCATTATCAACGACCTCTAGTGCAAATAGCGGGCAGAGCATCTTACAACGCCATATCGACCGTTTGGCTCGTTTCACCTCGGCGCCATTGGCAATAGGGGCATCCAATCAAGTCAGCGCTTCGCTGCTGGTGGTGCTCGGTGCCCATGCCCACGAACTTCGCCCCCAACTTGAGGCTTTTGGGGCGAATCAATTCACGCTACTGCATAATGCCGACTGGCAAATTGGGTTGTCATCGTCGCTGCGCGCAGCGGCGGACTTTGCCAAAGCGCAGCAGTTTGATGGCATGTTACTCAGCTTAGCGGATCAGGTCGCGCTGACATTTGAAGACTATCGGCAGTTGATTGAGACCTGGCAAACGAGTCAGCAATCTGTGGCCGCGATTTATTATCACGCAGCAGGGAAGTTGGATGAATTAGGTGCCCCTGCTATTTTTAATGCCTCAATACTCGATTTATTAACGGATTTGACCGGCGATCGCGGCGCCAAATCCATCTTAAAACAATTGGCAAATGTGGGTGAGCTAGTGGCTGTATCCTTACCCCATGCCGCGATTGATATTGATACTAAAGCCGATCTTGCGTCGTGGTTGGCACTTAAGGAGTGA
- a CDS encoding (2Fe-2S)-binding protein produces the protein MAIPSSEAAKDQSLAMPSQNLTINGRSFTLNADPNMPILWALRDILGLTGTKYGCGAGLCGACTVHLDGQPVRACLTSVSQAQGKQLTTIEGLDNQKLKNAWAEHNVPQCGYCQAGQLMSAAALVTQHPKPSAEQIDAAMSGNLCRCGTYPRIKAALQSYAKQEG, from the coding sequence ATGGCAATACCATCCTCGGAGGCGGCAAAGGACCAGAGTCTTGCGATGCCTTCCCAAAACCTGACCATTAATGGCAGATCTTTTACCTTAAATGCGGATCCCAATATGCCTATCCTCTGGGCGTTACGGGATATTTTAGGCTTAACGGGCACTAAATATGGCTGCGGTGCCGGACTCTGCGGCGCCTGTACCGTTCATTTAGATGGTCAGCCAGTGCGCGCCTGTTTAACTAGCGTATCCCAGGCGCAGGGCAAACAACTGACCACGATTGAAGGACTGGATAATCAAAAGCTTAAAAATGCTTGGGCCGAACACAATGTACCTCAGTGTGGTTATTGTCAGGCGGGGCAATTAATGTCAGCAGCGGCTTTAGTCACTCAGCATCCAAAACCATCGGCGGAGCAAATCGATGCAGCCATGTCGGGTAATTTGTGTCGCTGCGGTACCTATCCTCGGATAAAAGCGGCGCTGCAAAGCTATGCCAAACAGGAGGGCTAA
- a CDS encoding molybdopterin cofactor-binding domain-containing protein produces MSTFTAVENISRRDVLKLFGAVGGGLALGASGLSWSPMALAQDQQARLNLFIAIGEDDKVYLTCHRSEMGQGIRTGILQILAEELEADWDKIVPIQGLADKRYASQNTDGSRSIRENYDRMREMGAMARTMLEQAAAARWKVPVSEVQAKDHQVLHAKSGRAARFGELALDAAGLPLPAADSLRLKAVKDFKQIGASRQIVDMQAMLTGKAVYGYDIQVDNMLYASIMRPPVLGSDVASLDDSAARKVAGVVDVYRLPTSKGAPAFQALGGVAVVATNTWSALQGRKALQVSWTQSVNSSHDSKTYLKELVDKVQAPGKVVRQVGDEVKAWPKDDTLKAIYTVPYLIHSSIEPPVATANVTEKGCEIWASTQTPQSTQQNVAAALGIAEDAVKVNVTLLGGGFGRKSKPDFSVEAALLSKQFKRPVKVSWSREDEIQNGYYHAISAQCYQALFDANNKPTALLARTGFPSISSTFAEGVEYPSGGELDLGFVDVPFALANLRYEAVKASAHSRIGWMRSVCNIQHGFGVGSFVDEMAHKAKLSCPDMWRSLLGQARRETFENQGFKYGNYGEDLNRHPVDVGRYLKVIEAVEQAQAKAPKAGKNQGWGFAVHRSFVSVVAVAIRVEAGEDKQLKVLNAIAAIDAGTVVNPDRVKAQTEGAIVFGLSLALMGEISYQEGKVMQSNFHDYPLLRLPQVPEMEIIIIDSDAPPAGVGEPGVPPVAPSLTNAIFAATGLRIRDLPVNKQLKV; encoded by the coding sequence ATGAGTACATTCACCGCAGTTGAAAATATCAGTCGCCGCGATGTGTTAAAACTCTTCGGCGCCGTCGGTGGCGGCCTCGCACTCGGGGCAAGTGGTCTCAGTTGGAGTCCAATGGCATTGGCACAGGACCAACAGGCGCGGCTCAATCTGTTTATCGCCATCGGTGAGGATGATAAGGTTTATTTGACCTGCCACCGCTCCGAAATGGGTCAGGGGATCCGCACGGGGATTTTACAAATCTTGGCCGAAGAACTGGAGGCTGATTGGGATAAAATAGTGCCTATTCAAGGGCTCGCCGATAAACGTTACGCCAGCCAAAATACCGATGGTAGCCGCAGTATCCGCGAAAACTATGACCGCATGCGTGAGATGGGCGCGATGGCTCGAACCATGCTTGAGCAAGCCGCTGCAGCCCGCTGGAAAGTGCCAGTGAGTGAAGTGCAGGCTAAAGATCATCAAGTGCTGCATGCCAAATCTGGCCGTGCTGCGCGCTTTGGCGAATTAGCCCTCGATGCGGCAGGATTACCATTGCCTGCAGCCGACTCGCTGCGATTAAAGGCGGTTAAGGATTTTAAGCAAATTGGTGCATCGCGTCAGATAGTCGATATGCAGGCCATGCTCACGGGTAAGGCTGTCTATGGCTATGATATTCAAGTGGATAACATGCTTTATGCCAGCATTATGCGTCCACCCGTATTGGGGAGCGATGTCGCAAGTCTTGACGATAGTGCGGCGCGCAAAGTAGCAGGTGTGGTCGATGTGTACCGTTTGCCAACGTCCAAGGGCGCTCCCGCTTTTCAAGCCTTAGGCGGCGTAGCTGTGGTGGCGACAAATACTTGGAGCGCGCTGCAGGGGCGTAAAGCCTTGCAAGTGAGCTGGACTCAGTCTGTCAACAGCAGCCACGATTCTAAAACCTACCTTAAAGAGCTGGTGGACAAGGTACAAGCCCCTGGCAAGGTGGTACGTCAAGTTGGTGATGAGGTCAAAGCCTGGCCGAAGGACGATACCCTTAAGGCGATTTATACCGTGCCTTACCTTATCCATTCCTCCATCGAACCGCCTGTGGCCACCGCCAATGTGACCGAGAAGGGCTGTGAAATTTGGGCATCGACACAAACACCGCAGAGTACCCAACAAAATGTGGCCGCGGCCTTAGGTATTGCCGAGGATGCGGTGAAAGTGAATGTGACGCTACTGGGCGGCGGCTTTGGGCGCAAGTCCAAACCAGATTTCAGTGTGGAGGCGGCGCTACTCTCCAAGCAATTTAAACGGCCAGTGAAGGTGAGTTGGAGCCGTGAGGATGAAATCCAAAACGGTTATTACCATGCCATCAGCGCCCAGTGTTATCAGGCCTTGTTTGATGCCAATAACAAACCAACGGCGCTATTAGCGCGTACGGGCTTCCCGTCGATAAGCTCCACCTTTGCCGAGGGCGTCGAGTATCCATCCGGCGGAGAGTTGGACTTAGGTTTTGTTGATGTGCCCTTTGCCCTCGCAAATTTACGCTATGAGGCTGTAAAGGCCAGCGCCCATAGCCGTATCGGTTGGATGCGCTCGGTATGTAACATTCAACATGGGTTTGGCGTGGGCAGTTTTGTCGATGAAATGGCCCATAAAGCCAAGTTATCTTGCCCCGATATGTGGCGCAGCTTACTGGGCCAAGCAAGGCGAGAGACCTTTGAGAACCAAGGCTTTAAATATGGCAACTATGGCGAAGACTTAAACCGTCATCCCGTCGATGTCGGCCGTTACCTCAAGGTGATTGAGGCGGTTGAACAAGCCCAAGCCAAGGCACCTAAAGCGGGTAAGAATCAAGGTTGGGGCTTTGCGGTGCATCGCAGTTTTGTGAGTGTGGTGGCGGTGGCGATACGAGTTGAGGCCGGTGAGGATAAGCAGCTTAAAGTGCTGAATGCCATTGCCGCGATTGATGCTGGCACTGTGGTTAACCCCGATAGGGTGAAAGCACAGACCGAAGGCGCGATAGTATTTGGCTTAAGCTTGGCGCTTATGGGGGAGATCAGTTACCAAGAGGGTAAGGTGATGCAGTCTAACTTCCATGATTATCCCCTGCTACGTTTACCCCAAGTGCCAGAGATGGAGATCATCATTATCGACTCGGATGCACCGCCTGCGGGTGTGGGTGAGCCCGGCGTGCCGCCGGTGGCACCAAGCCTGACCAACGCGATATTTGCCGCAACAGGCCTTAGGATCCGCGACCTGCCGGTTAATAAACAGTTAAAGGTGTGA
- a CDS encoding DUF1097 domain-containing protein has product MENRWQVAISAGLLAAVWCGIADAFHLVTWIGFLGCSTFFAQPKAGFQGVMMAWCTNLSGVFWAWLIISGSSFFVSPVAGYLFTGIATSAMCLQASYQKLSFIPGAFIGCCITFAMAGDVTNIVPSLVLGALLGFCMSLLTAQLVTLRQKWSASTGSEIASAD; this is encoded by the coding sequence ATGGAAAATCGTTGGCAAGTCGCTATTTCGGCGGGGCTATTAGCCGCTGTCTGGTGTGGTATCGCAGATGCCTTTCATCTTGTTACTTGGATTGGCTTTTTAGGTTGTAGCACCTTCTTTGCTCAGCCTAAGGCTGGTTTTCAAGGCGTGATGATGGCGTGGTGCACCAATCTCTCCGGTGTGTTTTGGGCTTGGCTCATTATCAGCGGTAGCAGTTTCTTCGTATCGCCTGTGGCGGGTTATCTGTTTACGGGTATCGCGACCTCGGCAATGTGCCTGCAGGCCAGTTATCAAAAATTAAGCTTTATTCCCGGCGCCTTTATTGGCTGTTGTATTACCTTTGCCATGGCAGGGGATGTCACCAATATTGTGCCATCCTTAGTGTTGGGCGCCCTGTTAGGTTTTTGCATGAGTTTGTTGACGGCGCAGTTAGTCACCCTTCGCCAAAAATGGTCAGCATCAACAGGTTCTGAAATCGCCAGTGCCGATTAA
- a CDS encoding methyl-accepting chemotaxis protein yields MKQIQFRTIDAILIKFSLNGKFWVVCSMVALITAAVALVNYQHAHRNLEAASLARVQATVDAFAQVANAQQLTGDTLSQFARDNGLSVVSRQTEAQRQRDNVTASATVASGSALALSQNVSEWESDGRSDANLMFWLALIGLLPLFQLSYWISTSLGGGLWDMYMAIKRLADGDLSFRLNFFGTDDFSLIAREIDRCADNMSEMVSAIRNNAQTLSLAADEFNQQAKISGELIGAQHQFLDSVAVAMAQMTSAIEEVSVNASNTSLQTKDNASQMSASQGRISHTVDSIGLLSTKIGAAFSSVEQLSKDAAAIDAVVTTINSISGQTNLLALNAAIEAARAGEQGRGFAVVADEVRTLAGRTQQATVEIQAMIEGLQSGTRQLSNITTEIVDRADEGRSAIVEVGNDVEGMAQSVNAVFDMSSQIAASAEEQSVAARDIAGQLNEIRHQSDTIKQTAQRSVTLAHDLQHASVELEGILKQYRTS; encoded by the coding sequence ATGAAACAAATCCAGTTTCGCACCATTGATGCCATATTGATCAAATTCAGTCTCAACGGAAAGTTTTGGGTTGTCTGCTCTATGGTGGCGCTGATCACCGCCGCCGTTGCACTAGTCAATTACCAACATGCCCACCGCAACTTAGAAGCAGCATCTTTGGCTCGAGTTCAGGCGACGGTTGATGCCTTTGCTCAAGTCGCGAATGCACAGCAGTTGACAGGGGATACGTTGTCACAATTTGCCCGAGACAATGGGCTGAGTGTTGTCTCTCGCCAAACTGAGGCGCAGCGCCAAAGGGATAATGTCACCGCCAGCGCCACGGTGGCATCTGGCAGCGCGCTCGCACTGTCGCAAAATGTGTCCGAATGGGAAAGTGATGGCCGCAGCGATGCTAATTTGATGTTTTGGCTTGCATTAATCGGTTTATTGCCCTTATTCCAATTAAGCTATTGGATTTCAACTTCCCTCGGCGGTGGTCTGTGGGATATGTACATGGCCATCAAACGCTTAGCCGATGGCGACTTAAGTTTCAGATTAAACTTTTTCGGTACCGATGATTTCAGCTTAATCGCCCGCGAAATTGACCGCTGTGCCGACAATATGAGCGAAATGGTGAGCGCTATCCGCAATAATGCCCAAACACTTTCCCTCGCTGCTGATGAGTTTAATCAGCAAGCAAAAATAAGCGGTGAGTTAATTGGTGCCCAGCATCAATTTTTAGATTCAGTGGCTGTGGCCATGGCGCAAATGACTTCGGCGATTGAAGAAGTGTCGGTTAATGCCAGTAACACTTCACTACAGACTAAAGATAACGCCAGCCAAATGAGTGCCAGCCAAGGGCGTATTAGTCATACGGTGGACAGTATTGGTTTGCTCTCAACCAAAATTGGTGCAGCCTTTTCATCGGTAGAACAATTATCTAAGGATGCGGCGGCTATTGATGCGGTAGTGACAACCATCAATAGTATTTCTGGGCAGACTAACTTGCTGGCGCTGAATGCGGCCATTGAAGCGGCGCGCGCAGGTGAGCAAGGTCGCGGTTTTGCGGTGGTTGCCGATGAAGTGCGTACCTTAGCGGGACGTACTCAACAAGCGACAGTTGAGATCCAAGCGATGATCGAAGGATTGCAATCGGGCACTCGTCAGCTCTCCAATATCACCACTGAGATTGTGGACCGCGCCGATGAAGGCCGCAGTGCCATTGTTGAAGTGGGTAACGATGTTGAAGGGATGGCGCAATCGGTAAATGCCGTCTTTGATATGAGTAGCCAAATTGCCGCATCGGCGGAAGAACAAAGCGTTGCCGCCCGTGATATTGCTGGCCAGCTTAATGAGATCCGCCATCAATCCGATACCATTAAACAGACGGCGCAGCGCAGTGTCACCCTAGCGCATGATTTGCAACATGCTTCGGTTGAACTCGAAGGGATCCTTAAACAGTACCGCACTAGCTAA
- a CDS encoding Sbal_3080 family lipoprotein, translating into MPEKQYEKIKMKKIIVLSLASLTLVGCGSPRYMGTPVPETNIKSEIVVVKDNETRSGFQNTIESWLQEHNYSYVVVPDNSKHDLNKLTLEYEGHWGWDLALYLKNAEITAYQGGQRVGEVKFKVPYTANPNKFGDASKRIGFMMDTLFGQMTPEQATQAANASSSTTPN; encoded by the coding sequence GTGCCTGAAAAACAATATGAGAAAATAAAAATGAAAAAAATTATAGTGTTGTCTTTAGCTTCTCTTACACTAGTTGGTTGTGGGTCGCCCAGATATATGGGCACCCCTGTTCCAGAGACTAATATTAAGTCGGAAATAGTTGTTGTTAAAGATAATGAAACTCGCTCTGGGTTCCAAAATACAATTGAGTCTTGGCTACAAGAACATAACTATTCTTATGTTGTCGTACCTGATAATTCTAAGCACGACCTGAACAAATTGACTCTTGAATATGAAGGTCACTGGGGGTGGGATCTGGCGTTATATTTGAAAAACGCGGAGATAACAGCTTATCAAGGCGGGCAAAGAGTTGGGGAAGTGAAATTTAAAGTTCCTTATACCGCTAATCCTAATAAATTTGGTGATGCAAGTAAGAGAATTGGTTTTATGATGGACACGCTTTTTGGCCAAATGACACCAGAACAAGCAACTCAAGCAGCAAACGCGTCTTCATCAACTACGCCAAACTAG